From a single Apium graveolens cultivar Ventura chromosome 2, ASM990537v1, whole genome shotgun sequence genomic region:
- the LOC141688386 gene encoding uncharacterized protein LOC141688386 yields the protein MEKLVYALILASRKLRPYFQAHRIEVRTAYPLRQVLHKPESSGRMLKWVVELGQFDLEYVPRTAIKGQALADFLLEFDYEVDDKALVTLHPPHVEESLEEFPHPWWILHFYATNNDAEYEALINGLKIALEMGVRNLIARSDSELVVNQVNGGFQARSPQTELYLRYTQRVIEMFKKVRLECVPR from the exons ATGGAGAAGTTGGTTTATGCCCTGATTCTTGCATCAAGAAAGTTGCGGCCGTATTTTCAGGCCCATAGAATTGAAGTCCGTACGGCATACCCGCTACGGCAAGTCCTTCATAAACCAGAGTCATCAGGGAGAATGCTGAAGTGGGTtgtggagttgggacagtttgatttAGAATATGTGCCCCGGACAGCGATTAAAGGGCAAGCCTTAGCTgatttcttgttggaatttgattATGAAGTTGATGATAAAGCCTTGGTGACGCTACATCCACCTCATGTTGAGGAGTCTTTGGAGGAGTTTCCACATCcctggtggatcttgcat ttttatgcaacaaataatgatgcggagtatgaAGCGTTGATTAATGGCCTAAAAATTGCTTTGGAAATGGGGGTGCGAAACTTAATAGCGAGGAGTGACTCAGAGCTGGTGGTGAATCAGGTGAATGGGGGATTTCAGGCACGAAGCCCACAAacagaattatacttgagatACACACAGCGCGTTATTGAAATGTTCAAAAAAGTTAGATTGGAATGTGTTCCGCGGTAG
- the LOC141688417 gene encoding uncharacterized protein LOC141688417, whose amino-acid sequence MLFVDDIVLIAESRVEVNTNLEQWCASLEAKGLHLSHSKTEYLWANSSEEHHAEDVVVCIADDRVPQTDSFKYLGSIIKSNGDIIDDVTHLRSTLMYGSECWPLRKAEERGLKTAEMRML is encoded by the exons ATGTTGTTTGTTGATGATATTGTGTTAATCGCGGAATCTAGGGTTGAGGTTAATACAAACCTAGAACAGTGGTGTGCTTCACTAGAGGCTAAAGGATTGCATTTGAGTCATTCTAAGACTGAGTACCTTTGGGCTAATTCCAGCGAAGAGCATCACGCGGAGGATGTTGTCGTTTGCATTGCAGATGACCGTGTTCCACAAACTGATAGTTTCAAGTACCTAGGTTCTATCATAAAGAGCAACGGTGATATTATTGATGATGTTACACATC TTAGATCGACATTGATGTATGGTTCCGAGTGTTGGCCATTGAGGAAAGCCGAAGAACGTGGGTTGAAGACTGCAGAAATGCGTATGTTGTGA